A stretch of the uncultured Desulfobacter sp. genome encodes the following:
- a CDS encoding polysaccharide biosynthesis/export family protein — translation MKKLFILIFLFFLAAAGTGFCQTDTYHIGSRDVLSVAIYAGGVEQETVVVTVSEHGKINVPFIGSVIARGLTLAELETEIQGPLERDFFVDPQVNVQVKEYHSIRFFISGAVKKPGQYEMTSATNFLELVARAEGLLPDRGSIAYVLRETHGISTEEDVKKAIQNNATIKVDLTRLLDEGDMSHNITLIPGDIVYIPRADKLNQSVYKIYVEGEVKKPGVYDYQPGMTAMAACVLAGGFDKYAAITRVKIVRNENGKQEVIKVNLEKVQDGRTPDIPIKPGDHIHVPETWL, via the coding sequence ATGAAAAAATTATTCATATTGATTTTTCTATTCTTCCTGGCAGCAGCAGGCACAGGTTTCTGCCAGACAGATACCTATCACATTGGGTCCAGGGATGTATTAAGCGTTGCCATCTATGCCGGTGGTGTGGAACAGGAAACGGTGGTGGTTACCGTGTCCGAGCACGGCAAAATCAATGTGCCGTTTATCGGATCAGTCATCGCTCGGGGGCTAACGCTGGCTGAGCTGGAAACCGAGATCCAGGGCCCCCTTGAACGGGACTTCTTTGTCGATCCCCAGGTCAATGTCCAGGTAAAAGAGTACCACAGCATTCGTTTTTTTATTTCCGGAGCGGTTAAAAAACCGGGCCAGTACGAAATGACATCCGCCACCAACTTTCTTGAATTGGTCGCCCGGGCCGAAGGGCTGCTCCCGGACAGGGGATCCATTGCCTATGTGCTGCGGGAAACCCATGGCATCAGCACGGAAGAGGATGTCAAAAAAGCCATTCAAAATAACGCCACCATAAAGGTGGATTTAACCCGCCTGCTGGATGAGGGCGACATGTCCCATAACATCACCCTGATTCCCGGCGATATCGTCTATATCCCAAGGGCCGACAAGTTGAACCAGTCCGTATACAAAATTTATGTGGAGGGCGAGGTTAAAAAACCCGGCGTTTATGATTACCAGCCCGGGATGACGGCCATGGCGGCCTGTGTCCTGGCCGGTGGATTTGACAAGTATGCCGCCATAACGCGGGTAAAAATCGTACGAAATGAAAACGGTAAACAGGAGGTCATCAAGGTGAATCTGGAAAAGGTGCAGGACGGCCGGACCCCGGATATTCCCATAAAACCCGGTGACCACATTCATGTCCCTGAAACTTGGCTTTAA
- a CDS encoding outer membrane beta-barrel protein: MIHDVRLGLIAVFLIVSAWTGLAFADERFLIKPMIETDYRIDSNFYYDANDEHSVSTLTVSPGLEFGFETAKSRVKALGKFNFNYYDDLDDVPAGTEDADENDYAGYDLTLSAETMLFTRITTGLEGRMIKTRNPEDRDELDNYIDTEKYKINRFRPWLKYQISPRISAGIEVKTTGIDYSDSSVYDSFLLEGAGRLYYEINKFTTVDLEYSQGDMDYDTDDFNYVSRKYGMNIVSSYKYFKLDGGIGYHERDFDLAGEDAMDTPYWHISITGQNPPTLDKDEKPRSYMTLKFNQDFNDTGPNNAYYRANRVTLILGHLFMEKIDARFKGYYQKSDYEKSWIASREDDTFFLSVMLSYYLNRRFALAMESGLESRDSSYDDYDYDNSFVLFKLTFNYDLGSS; this comes from the coding sequence ATGATACATGATGTACGATTGGGTTTAATCGCAGTTTTTTTGATCGTTTCAGCATGGACAGGGTTGGCATTCGCTGACGAGCGGTTCCTGATCAAGCCCATGATAGAAACGGATTACCGGATTGACTCTAATTTCTATTATGACGCGAATGATGAACATTCTGTCAGTACATTGACCGTCAGTCCCGGGCTTGAGTTTGGGTTTGAAACGGCAAAAAGCCGGGTTAAAGCCTTGGGCAAGTTTAATTTCAATTATTATGATGACCTGGATGATGTGCCGGCCGGGACAGAGGATGCCGATGAGAACGATTATGCCGGATATGATTTAACGCTTTCTGCCGAAACCATGCTGTTCACACGGATCACAACCGGCCTGGAAGGCCGGATGATCAAGACAAGGAATCCAGAGGACCGTGACGAACTTGACAATTATATTGATACTGAAAAGTATAAGATCAACCGGTTTCGGCCCTGGCTCAAGTACCAGATCAGCCCGCGGATTTCTGCCGGTATAGAGGTTAAGACCACCGGCATTGATTACAGCGATAGTTCTGTATACGACTCATTCCTGCTTGAGGGAGCGGGACGGCTTTACTACGAAATCAATAAATTCACCACGGTGGACCTCGAATATTCCCAGGGGGACATGGACTATGATACGGACGACTTCAATTACGTGTCAAGAAAATATGGGATGAATATCGTCAGCAGTTACAAGTATTTTAAACTGGACGGAGGGATTGGATATCATGAGCGCGATTTTGACCTGGCCGGGGAGGATGCCATGGATACCCCGTACTGGCACATTTCCATCACGGGGCAGAATCCCCCAACGTTAGACAAAGATGAAAAACCTAGAAGCTATATGACCTTGAAATTCAATCAGGATTTTAATGATACCGGACCTAATAATGCGTATTACCGAGCCAACCGGGTGACCCTGATCCTAGGCCATTTGTTCATGGAAAAGATCGATGCCAGGTTTAAAGGCTATTACCAGAAAAGTGATTATGAAAAAAGCTGGATAGCAAGCCGGGAAGATGATACGTTTTTTCTTTCCGTTATGCTTTCCTACTATTTGAATCGACGGTTTGCCCTGGCAATGGAATCCGGGTTGGAATCTCGGGATTCTTCCTATGACGACTATGATTACGATAATAGCTTTGTGCTGTTTAAATTAACCTTTAACTATGATTTGGGAAGCAGCTAA
- a CDS encoding CpsB/CapC family capsule biosynthesis tyrosine phosphatase, translating to MIDIHCHILPGIDDGPSNMDKAVGMALAAVRSGTSTIIATPHFKNGVFDVSKEMVTASVKIFTKVLEEKKIALAVLPGAEIRMSPDSCTLLDRGELLSLAGSRYYLFELPDIFIKQGIIEVLRQLRQREVIPIIAHPERNRTIQRHPEMIPEFIYEKALFQVTGKSLTGENGKLCFKIARDMVKGGQAHFVASDGHNIRHRPPCLDDAVKAVKKVGGDKAVSTIFEENPAKIEGRCLAGNVVTGKRVG from the coding sequence ATGATTGATATTCATTGCCATATATTGCCCGGTATAGATGACGGACCTTCCAACATGGACAAAGCCGTTGGCATGGCCTTGGCTGCTGTGCGGTCCGGTACCTCTACGATCATTGCCACCCCCCATTTTAAAAACGGGGTTTTTGATGTGAGCAAGGAGATGGTAACCGCCTCTGTAAAGATATTTACCAAGGTGCTTGAAGAAAAAAAGATTGCGCTTGCCGTTTTGCCCGGTGCGGAAATTCGTATGTCGCCGGATAGCTGTACCCTGCTGGATCGGGGCGAATTGCTGTCTTTGGCGGGTTCCAGGTACTATCTTTTTGAACTGCCGGATATCTTTATCAAACAGGGGATCATCGAGGTGCTGCGGCAGTTGCGGCAGCGGGAGGTGATCCCGATTATTGCGCATCCTGAACGTAATCGGACCATTCAGCGGCATCCGGAGATGATACCGGAATTTATTTACGAAAAGGCCTTGTTTCAGGTCACAGGAAAAAGTCTGACAGGTGAAAATGGAAAGCTCTGCTTTAAGATTGCCCGGGATATGGTCAAAGGGGGACAGGCTCATTTTGTGGCGTCTGACGGACATAATATCCGGCACAGGCCCCCTTGCCTTGACGATGCCGTGAAGGCTGTGAAAAAAGTCGGGGGGGATAAGGCTGTGAGCACTATTTTTGAAGAAAATCCTGCGAAAATAGAGGGAAGATGTTTGGCCGGAAATGTTGTTACGGGAAAACGGGTGGGATAA